A genome region from Brassica oleracea var. oleracea cultivar TO1000 chromosome C2, BOL, whole genome shotgun sequence includes the following:
- the LOC106325021 gene encoding uncharacterized protein LOC106325021 isoform X2 — protein MAKSGAACEDGKAAASADDNKCVLSHNKGAACEEGKAAASANDNNVISHNKGKPASGADDSDNKGIKCEGKPASADDDSDISDNEAAKVLFPRRSCSRLEGQFRLICRSTPRQ, from the exons ATGGCGAAATCTG GTGCGGCTTGTGAGGATGGGAAAGCTGCTGCTTCTGCTGATGATAACAAATGTGTTCTCTCTCATAACAAAG GTGCGGCTTGTGAGGAGGGGAAAGCTGCTGCTTCTGCTAATGATAACAATGTTATCTCTCATAACAAAG GGAAACCTGCTTCTGGTGCTGATGACTCAGATAACAAAGGTATAAAGTGTGAAGGGAAACCTGCTTCTGCTGATGATGACAGTGATATCTCAGACAACGAAG CCGCAAAGGTACTTTTCCCCAGAAGAAGCTGTTCTCGTTTGGAAGGCCAATTCCGCCTTATCTGCAGAAGCACTCCGAGGCAGTAG
- the LOC106325021 gene encoding uncharacterized protein LOC106325021 isoform X1: MAKSGAACEDGKAAASADDNKCVLSHNKGAACEEGKAAASANDNNVISHNKGAACEGKPASGADDSDNKGIKCEGKPASADDDSDISDNEAAKVLFPRRSCSRLEGQFRLICRSTPRQ; this comes from the exons ATGGCGAAATCTG GTGCGGCTTGTGAGGATGGGAAAGCTGCTGCTTCTGCTGATGATAACAAATGTGTTCTCTCTCATAACAAAG GTGCGGCTTGTGAGGAGGGGAAAGCTGCTGCTTCTGCTAATGATAACAATGTTATCTCTCATAACAAAG GTGCCGCTTGTGAAGGGAAACCTGCTTCTGGTGCTGATGACTCAGATAACAAAGGTATAAAGTGTGAAGGGAAACCTGCTTCTGCTGATGATGACAGTGATATCTCAGACAACGAAG CCGCAAAGGTACTTTTCCCCAGAAGAAGCTGTTCTCGTTTGGAAGGCCAATTCCGCCTTATCTGCAGAAGCACTCCGAGGCAGTAG
- the LOC106325021 gene encoding uncharacterized protein LOC106325021 isoform X3: protein MAKSGAACEDGKAAASADDNKCVLSHNKGAACEGKPASGADDSDNKGIKCEGKPASADDDSDISDNEAAKVLFPRRSCSRLEGQFRLICRSTPRQ, encoded by the exons ATGGCGAAATCTG GTGCGGCTTGTGAGGATGGGAAAGCTGCTGCTTCTGCTGATGATAACAAATGTGTTCTCTCTCATAACAAAG GTGCCGCTTGTGAAGGGAAACCTGCTTCTGGTGCTGATGACTCAGATAACAAAGGTATAAAGTGTGAAGGGAAACCTGCTTCTGCTGATGATGACAGTGATATCTCAGACAACGAAG CCGCAAAGGTACTTTTCCCCAGAAGAAGCTGTTCTCGTTTGGAAGGCCAATTCCGCCTTATCTGCAGAAGCACTCCGAGGCAGTAG
- the LOC106325392 gene encoding uncharacterized protein LOC106325392, whose amino-acid sequence MRRFVQRFPSSLARNLIHHPPTILRHPKINPRLIVPSLNRVTSRFVFFSSESNPARGLGSDEVVSKEELKKRIQSFLEDGDEDALPDLFEAMMTRKLSGKHDESDDEVMEEVRKYPINDPHKVDDNVESDQLSDGDSSDSDEESDDLSDGDSSDSDIEFDGLKDVDLSGRGIKIDGLKDVNLSGLDVKIDGLKDCDLSGLGIKIGGLKPDHSSYSDSESD is encoded by the exons ATGAGACGATTCGTGCAGAGATTCCCCAGTTCATTGGCTCGAAATCTCATCCACCACCCTCCCACGATTCTCCGACATCCTAAGATCAACCCTCGCCTTATTGTTCCTTCACTCAACCGAGTTACTTCCCGGTTCGTCTTCTTCTCTTCCGAGTCCAACCCGGCGCGTGGCTTGGGAAGCGACGAGGTTGTTTCTAAAGAAG AGCTGAAGAAGAGAATACAAAGCTTCTTGGAAGATGGAGACGAGGATGCGTTGCCTGATTTGTTCGAGGCGATGATGACTAGGAAGTTGTCTGGGAAGCACGATGAAAGTGACGATGAGGTGATGGAGGAGGTGCGTAAGTACCCAATTAATGACCCCCATAAGGTCGATGACAATGTCGAGAGTGATCAACTGAGCGATGGTGACTCGTCTGATTCAGATGAGGAGAGTGATGACCTGAGCGATGGTGATTCGTCTGATTCCGATATAGAGTTTGATGGTCTGAAAGATGTTGACTTGTCTGGTCGTGGCATCAAGATCGATGGTCTGAAAGATGTTAACTTGTCTGGTCTTGATGTCAAGATCGATGGCCTGAAAGATTGTGACTTGTCTGGGCTTGGTATCAAGATTGGTGGTCTAAAGCCTGATCACTCGTCTTATTCTGACTCTGAAAGTGATTAA